Proteins from a genomic interval of Arachis hypogaea cultivar Tifrunner chromosome 10, arahy.Tifrunner.gnm2.J5K5, whole genome shotgun sequence:
- the LOC112716006 gene encoding probable monogalactosyldiacylglycerol synthase, chloroplastic → MFHSASVQQEHGLVHDFVSHIGRFAFDSRFFTFGSDNLSNYLHFNVTKQSVCSAASLSLKLGGRGDSNLNFRRFFNDFNTAIRFHTQKLPIGFDSPILDSGDNNHCNNGNTLDECDVIQDDRGTLSGVDPQKPKKVLILMSDTGGGHRASAEAIRAAFYEEFGDQYQVFVVDLWTEHTPWPFNQLPRTYSFLVKHGSLWKMTYYGTAPRVVHQSNFAATSTFIAREVAKGLMKYQPYIIISVHPLMQHVPLRILRAKGLLNKIIFTTVVTDLSTCHPTWFHKLVTRCYCPTTDLAKRALKAGLQQSQIKIFGLPVRPSFVKPVQSKDELRKALSMDEDLPAVLLMGGGEGMGPIEATAKALGDMLYDKSSEAPIGQILVICGRNQKLADKLASINWKVPVQVKGFVSKMEECMGACDCIITKAGPGTIAEAMIRGLPIILNGYIAGQEAGNVPYVVENGFGKFSKSPKKIAKIVAEWFGPQAEELKTMSQKALMFARPDAVFKIVHDLDELVRQRSSLPHYSFTP, encoded by the exons ATGTTTCATTCGGCGAGTGTTCAACAAGAACATGGTCTTGTCCATGATTTTGTATCCCATATTGGTCGATTTGCCTTTGATTCCAGGTTCTTCACCTTTGGCTCTGATAATTTATCAAATTACTTGCACTTCAATGTAACAAAGCAAAGTGTGTGTTCTGCTGCTTCTCTTAGCTTGAAACTTGGAGGCAGAGgggattcaaatttgaatttcagGAGGTTTTTTAATGATTTCAACACAGCTATTAGGTTCCACACTCAGAAATTGCCAATTGGATTTGATTCTCCCATACTTGATTCTGGGGATAACAATCACTGTAACAATGGTAATACTCTTGATGAGTGTGATGTTATTCAGGACGATAGAGGGACATTGAGTGGTGTTGATCCTCAGAAGCCAAAAaaggttttgattttgatgaGTGACACTGGTGGGGGTCACAGAGCTTCTGCAGAAGCTATAAGGGCTGCTTTCTATGAAGAATTTGGGGACCAATACCAG GTATTTGTTGTTGACTTGTGGACTGAGCACACCCCTTGGCCATTCAATCAACTTCCTCGGACATATAGCTTTCTGGTGAAACATGGATCATTGTGGAAAATGACCTATTATGGAACTGCTCCGCGTGTGGTGCACCAGTCAAATTTTGCTGCAACTTCAACATTTATAGCTCG TGAGGTTGCCAAGGGGCTAATGAAATATCAGCCATATATAATAATCAGTGTTCACCCATTGATGCAACATGTTCCTCTTCGAATTTTGAGAGCAAAGGGTCTTTTAAACAAGATTATCTTTACAACGGTTGTCACAGATTTAAGTACTTGCCATCCTACTTG GTTTCATAAGCTTGTAACTCGATGCTATTGTCCGACCACAGACCTTGCGAAAAGGGCGCTCAAAGCTGGACTCCAGCAATCACAGATAAAGATTTTCGGTCTACCAGTTCGACCTTCCTTTGTTAAGCCTGTTCAATCAAAG GATGAACTTAGGAAAGCCTTAAGCATGGATGAGGATCTTCCTGCTGTACTACTAATGGGGGGAGGTGAAGGTATGGGTCCCATTGAGGCTACTGCTAAGGCACTTGGAGATATGTTGTATGATAAGAGCAGTGAGGCTCCCATTGGTCAAATACTTGTTATTTGTGGACGTAATCAGAAGCTTGCTGACAAATTGGCTTCAATTAATTGGAAGGTTCCTGTGCAG GTAAAGGGATTTGTCAGCAAAATGGAGGAATGCATGGGAGCTTGTGATTGCATCATTACAAAG GCCGGCCCGGGGACAATTGCCGAGGCCATGATCCGAGGCCTCCCTATCATTTTGAATGGTTATATTGCTGGCCAG GAAGCTGGGAATGTACCCTACGTAGTTGAAAATGGATTCGGCAAGTTCTCAAAATCTCCGAAGAAGATAGCTAAAATTGTAGCTGAGTGGTTCGGTCCACAAGCAGAGGAACTAAAAACTATGTCTCAAAAGGCGTTGATGTTTGCACGGCCTGATGCTGTGTTCAAGATTGTTCATGACCTTGATGAACTTGTGAGGCAAAGAAGTTCTTTGCCACACTACTCATTTACCCCTTAA